One Xiphophorus maculatus strain JP 163 A chromosome 23, X_maculatus-5.0-male, whole genome shotgun sequence genomic window, GCTACATCGTCGCTAGGCAACAGAACTCGGGGCCGGTGTGTGATTGGTTGTGGCCTTCGAATTGAGAGCGAGCCTCCTTTCTGCCAGTACGTGCTGTTCCTGCCATGCTCACAGCTACGGTACAAACCAAGACGGGGGAAGgttgtctttgttgttgtttgaaaaaCTCAACATACATATACATCCAAAATAATACATGAAACCTTTATGAGAATTACAAAGCGATTCCGCTTGCAATGTTGGAATAAAGGGATAAGGGTGAACAGGATGAAAGCCTTGGTTTGTGTGGGAGGCTCATCGCTGCTTCCTCCAGGCTCCTTCTAGCTGAAATGATCTTCTGTCTTATTGTATTTtggaagcagaagaaaattCCTCTTATATCTTACATATTATATCTATACAAAATGTCAATGGGAATGACTTTTTCAGGAATTTTTGCAATTAATCTTCTCATATCACACTGAGAGCTTGCAAACACGTGGCCTCGCAAACATTCacagataaatgttttactgGAACACACGTTTTACACACTTTTGCGTCCCACCGGCTTTCTTTGGCATGAGCTTCTCATCACAAGTGCCTTCTCTAATGTGAAAAGCCACTTCTCCCAGATCAAAAGTTTATCTGTCCCCTTGCCGTCCGCCATTGTGTGGCGGTGAGAACCTGTGGTTAATTACAGTGATTTACATATGACTAGAAAGCAGAGCACAGATTTTGTCATTACATTACCACTCGGTTACCAGGGCTCAAAGCTGGTTTCCAGGGAAACTGGAAAtgtgaagctttttttctcccctctctcATAGACAGCCACAGCCTGAAAGAGCGAGGATTGCCTTAGATAGATTCTTCTAGAGACAAACTGGGTAGCCTGTGCAATCAGAATCAATCAgactgggggggggggaggagagATGCACGGACAGATGTTGCTCTCACTCAGGGGTTTGAGATTTTTGCCATGTTTGACCCAGTTCTGAAGAAGTGTTGCAAAAAGGTCGGACTTTGCTGCTGAGGTAGGTCTCTGCGCTACATTTTCAGCCGTTTGCTCATTCTTTCTTCTAGTTGGTTAAATTTGGATTCCTCTGCATGGTATGTAGCGTTTCGTGATgagataaaactaaaacagaattCAAATGTGAGGTATGTCGATGCCTTCTTAAGCTGAAAGGCTTAGTATCGAATCACACAGTGGGAGAGGAATTCGTGGTATATTAGTAGTTTAAATAAAAGAGTTTACCAAAAGTATCTTTTATGCTAAAATAACCCCCACATTTCCAGAAAGTAGCAACAATGATTTTATGACAATTTCTGTATcgcagaaaatgtgtttttgtataaagATGAAGCTATTGTTTTCTCCTCCGCTTATGCGTGGGTTGGTCTCTGGTTACAGTTTGCACAAACAGTGTGTCTGTGCCGTGTTATGCCCCTCAGGTTATCTCACCACCTTACCAAAGAGACAGAATGGGAAGCCTTAAGGATGAGAAGCGAGCTCTCAGGGAGGACCGCCAGCCTTGCGAGAAGACAAATAATGAAGGACTTTCGGAAGACTCAGACAGCAGCGCTGCCGCAGAGGGATGTCCCTTACGCACATGTCAAGAGTCAACAGCTTCAGAGGACTGTCAGTCGAAACGCCACATGGATGCCAGCTCTGTTGGGAATAGTGAGAAAACTCTAAAATCCAGAGATACAGAGCTTTGCAGAGTCGATAGTAAAAGCACTGACCCATCGGTCTTTGAGCCAGTTAAGGACTGTGCACAGCCTGATGACATGCCTGTGACCCTGCAAACTGTAGCTACGCAAAATGAAGCCACAGTCTCTACTAACAACCAGGGTAACGGAGATGCTGAAGGTGAAAACGTGGCCCTTGACAAAGGGAACGGAACAGATGTTGTGAACATCTTTGTTCCTGTGCCATCAACTCCTGACCCCTCCGACCCTCGCTCTCCAGCCCCTTTTGGGCAGCAACACATGCGCACGCAAGTGAGCCTTGAAGTGGCCCAGTGCTGCTCGGTTGCCACCAGCCCCATGACTCCTCCTGAAGGAGATCATTCCTTCTTTTTCCCAAGCAATTTTGGGAAACACGGAGCTCGTCCTGTTGCGTCCGCTGCTGGAACCCATGATGATGTACTGCAGGTTGGTCAACAAGTGGAGTTCTGCTCTGTCGCCACATCCCCCATGACGCCAAAGACCCCATCAAGCACGGCTTTCCCAGTGCTCGTTGGAAGAGGGACGGGGCAAAAGGAGGAGAAAACGAAAAAGGAGGAGAAGCAAAGGGAGACTGGTCAAAAGAAGAGTTGCGCAACGACAAAATGTACCGAAGAATTGTCAAAAAACGACGAATCTTTGAAATGTGCTAAAGGCTTGAGTTCATATGAACCTGTAGCGAGTTCCACCAGTGGTCTGGCTACTGCTGTAACACATTCCCAGGGGACCTGTGAGGACAGTACCCAGCAATGCAAGCAGCAGAAGATGGGGAGCATGGATCAAGACATTACAATCTTGGTCACTCACTATGGCAACAATGACGAGGAAGCTGAGTCACATTTTCAGACCGTGGAGCCTGACATGGTGAAAATAGAAGAAACTGAGAAAGGTGAAGAAAACATCAGCAGTATAAAGAGTGaggacagaaaagaaacagcCTCCACAGTAGCTCCTGATCATGCTCAGGAGAAATCAAGCCCAAAGCAGCCACAAAAACTACCTGGGAAAACAAACGTTTGCACTGAACCCGATAATTCAGAGGTCATGGCTCACAAAGGTGCAGGAGTGGACCTGAAAGATGTATCCGTGCCAAAATCTCCAATCCCTGAATCCCCAGCTCCTTTCGGCTGCCACAACATCCGAACACAAGTGAGCCTGGAGGTGGTGCAGTGTCAGTCTGTGGCCACCAGTCCCATGACCCCTCCTGAGGGGGACCAAGCCTTCTACTTCCCCAGCTCCCTTGGGAAATGTGTAGGTGTGGGCACAGAAACAAAAGATGCTGAGATGAGGGTGGGTCAGCAGGTAGAGTTTCGCTCCGTTGCTACAGCGCCCATGACTCCGAGAACTCCAGTCGCCACAACTTTTCCAGAGATAAAGAAGGAAGTGAGCATCGAAGAGAAGATagtggaggagaaggaggaggaaaataGAGAACAGCTCATAGAGAATACGAAGGAAGTACCCAAAGAGGTGGAGAAATTAACCCAGAAAGAAAGTGTAGGGGAGGACAGTAAGGATGTGGAAAACTGCAAGGAAAAAGATGAGGAGAAGTGTGAGGAACCAGTGCAGGAAGTGAGCTGGGACGAGAAAGGGATGACCTGGGAGGTGTACGGTGCCGTGGTGGAAGTTGCCGTGCTGGGCTCCGCCATCCAGAAACACCTGGAGAAGCAggtacagaaacagaaacagctgacCGCCATGCCTCCGCCACCTCCACTCAACCCAGCAGCATCCCCCCTGCCTCCAGAGCCGGGTTGCGGGGGTTCAGGCAAGCGCCGGGGCCGGAAGAAAGGGGAGCACGATGGAAAAGCAAGCCGGCGCAGGAGGAACCCCTTCCGGCTGTTGATGGAGAACGTACAGCAGCCACACTGCTGCTCCAAAGCTCACACTACCGAATGACGGAGGAGGCGGGCTTGGATCACAACAGCTGGccggaggaaaaaaaatcccatctgaTCTGCGTGGCTGTGATACTCTGATTTACCACAGCTTGAGTTTATAGTGTTGGACGGGGTGAGAAACGAATCACACCCTCACACGAGACAAACAGTCTCAAAAAAGCATATACGGACTGAGCCACGGAGCATCAAGAAGCAGCCATACTACTTTATTTTGTCGTTGTTCTTTTAGTAAAAGTTGCTGTGACGTCACTTTAACAGATTGTCGGGTTTAGTGGAGTTACTATGAGTGTGATGCATCAGTGTCATTGTtagctttgcttttttattttttgtttttctttttttctgctcagccCATTCAGTCATCCAGTGAGTCATTTGAgctattgatattttttaatgcaCCTCAGACAAGTGACGCCATGGCAACaagcttttctttcctctggCTCATGATACTGAAGCTGAGAGAGGTGAGGACGGTTTTTATGTCCTGTCAGTTCAGTGCAGAGGtgatttttatgacatttatgaGAATTTAGAGTTACATAGTTAATCTTGATGTATGTGCATAATATTTCCCAGGCTTTTGTGTaactcatattttaatttaagaatgAGTATGCTTAGCCATCTCTCATTATTGTgttaaaatacaatgaaaagtATTTCAGCTGTAAAATTTGCTTTGAAACTTGATTCtaagtgtgttttatttcagaaatgagTGCCGTGTTAGTGTTCTCacattaaaattcctcaagaGCCACATACAAGCAAACCACCTTTATTCACAGATCGCACATTTAATACATTCATTAAGTTGTCAGCaagaattaaaatatatatatattttttttccattagcaGTTTGCAGAAAGCATTCCACGAGCGAATGCATCGAACTCAAAGGTAAACATTGACAATCAGAGAAAGATTTCCACTGACTAATAAATAAGGATTTCAAACATACACAGACATTGCATTcttgtattttcttgtttttcaattGTATTCATTTTGTAGCATCAGCTGCAAGGAAAATTAACATGGTGTGTTAAAGTGATtctgtgtgcaaaaaaaaaaaagttttgcatgCTTTGCTGTACAAATTGCTTATCAGAATCAGCCTTTTTGGAAGAGATTTTGCTTTTATCGTTACATGCCACGAGTTTGACATACTGCCAATGCCTATTTATTCattccttgtttttctctggTGTTTTCTGAACAAGACTCTACAACCTACatctttaaaactgaaaaacttatcaaataaacaaTCTAGAAActgtatgtttttgtcatttatgcGCAGATCTTACGTTCAACGCCAGGGCTGACGTTTAAAATGTCTGGAAAGCAGAATTGAGTCAAAATCCAATCCTAATggttttacttatttgtttttacggagaaaatgtttaaacagtCACGAGTTATGTGTAAAAACTGTTGCTTACAAGTGTATTTATATTACTCCTTACAGACTTACTTAAGTTTACATTCCAGTTTTCATATGAAAGACCTTTTTGAAGGCAGTAGCTGCGtttgatttggattttttttggatGATTTTGTCCGTCGCTGTTACTCTGTTTAATGTTACAGATCTGTTGTGTCAAACATCGGGTTGTTAACCCCAAGGTCAGTGTGGGCTGTGCTTCTTTCCTTATTGTGATCCAACTGGGCGAGCGCTGCACCCAGAGGTTCATTGTACTGATACGAGTCATCGACGTCTTTGTCCCACATGATACCCTTCTGTAATATAATAAGCAAATTGGAATCAATCAATATTACAATTAATGAGTCCAAGTCAAGATAGACTTTAAGACGCAAACTCACCTTCTCATCATCTTCAAAATTTCCAACAATGTCATAGTTGTGATCCAGGGAACTGAGgctttaagggaaaaaaaaattgtcaaacaGTTAGGAGGATATGTTTTTAGCgttcaatttagttttttgattTGAACATATGTCTCATGGTATGGCTGgaagcaaaaagccaaacattttgTCCAAACATGCCGCTGGGAGCACACAGTGACAATATGTTCACCTGGAAGCCATCCCAGCTCAAAAACCAGAACTGCCATAGATTAGAGGACAAATTCTGATGGTAAAGTagattttttatgaaatttCTTTTACCTGGATTTGTCTGCATCTGAGCTTTCTTCATTTAAATCCAAGTCCAAGGCTATAGCTGAGGAGATGTTCAGGTTTAACACTGGGTTGGCACTGCAGCAGAGTAATGGTTAGCAAcggaaaacagaacaaagacaaaaattaagAGATATACACCACACTATTTACAGTTAATCTGGCTGGTAGTAATTTGTAGCCATTAACATATTCACAGCGAAGCATATtagtttgtaaataataatgaaatctCAACAATATTAGCcatgttatttttgtagcaaATCTGATCTAAAGAAACACTATGCATTAAGCATTAAGCCcttaagtttaaaaaattgCAGTTTGTTAATGTTTATGCTATTCAGaatgtaatattttgaaaattctCTGAACATTAAGAAATGTTCAGAGAAACGAATTTaaattcattagaatttaaatgaAGATATTTGTTCAGTCAAGTTTTAtcctaattttttaaaattgtattcagAGAACGGTAAGGGTGACATTGGTGTTGACCGATCTTAGTTTATATGctgcaaatgaaaattgtttattCCACCAGCAATTTTAGACAATTTCAACCAGTAAGTTTGTTTGAGACAGGCATCCCTCAAATATACTCAACAATGGAAAAGTAGTGTcagtttcatttacattttgataGCAAAATTGCACTCATAACCTTCTCAAACGTTCAtggaaaattgtgttttgataTTACAGCAACCAAACATTTCCCGCTTAAAATTGCACTCCAGATTTTTGCACGTTTTTACTGATTTGTGTTTGCTGATGAGCTCTAAGTGCATGGCTGAAGGgccttttttttagattgttctctctctctatcaGATTCATTCAGATCTCTGGACTCTACAAAATGCTGAAGCTCCTTCCAGTCAGAGTAAACAAATTGCTAAATTTAAACGATTACTTTAATCTACCAGAGGTATGGATCATTTTTAAGTCAAGGAagacatttctggactgagaacTTTAAATACATGCCAGTTTCCATTTGTTAATAAACTGTTTGTGaagctgttatttatttaataaaatgtaaatggaCAAGTATTGTCTGTTGTCTTCAAAGTGTATAttaacatcagagaaaatgttagCAGCTAATTCATTAAAgtgaataaattaatcaaatttcaTTATCTTAAACATATATAATTTCTACTCAAAATTCTACCCtccttaaataaatatatgttctTACAACAGTTTAGCCAATATGGCTTTTATTTAGTCAACTCAATTGGGTCCCACAGAAAAAGTCCTCTTTGATTGGCTCTTTCAAGGCCAGAAAACCCCATATGGGGCCCCCACACTGTATGTACAGTGACTCTGTATATTTTGTGGTAAACTGGACGAATTTCTTCATCTTGTTAATGGGCTCACCCTTCCATGGTGTACTTGTTGGTCCCAGGCACGACAGCGCCACCTTTCTGGTTGTCAGAGTTCAACATAGTTGAAGATTTCATGGCATTCGCTGCTTTCAGCTTCCTTCTGAAGCTGTGATGCGGAAAAAAGTTGCATTAATATCAAGTTTTCCGGCTAATTATTCGCCCTGCTAAATGTCTTTCTCTTACTTTCGGCGAGTGCACAAAAGCGAGGTCGTGAGTATAACCAGTATAATGACGAGACCGCCAACCATTCCCAGCAGACCGTACACCACGGGATCCGGTTTTGTTTCAGTGACGGGAATGCTACCCTGAAATAAATTTAGGAAACTCATCAGCATTATCTGTAGCGATTGAAGcttacatttttacttgttGTTCATCACTTGAGAGAAAAGCAGCATCACTTTTAGGAACGCAGATTCTGAAGCCGAATATGCTTACAATATTTATCAGGCCCAGTGCATACAGCTGAGGAAAATGATTTTGATCAGAAAGCTTCTTTTCTACTTCTGAAGAAGTAAGAGCTGTTCCGTTCAAAAAGATGAAATATGCCACCATAAAAGACTGTGCGGCATTCCTGagaagagaaaggagaaaagaaacatattATCACATTATTTCATCCAATATGAATCTAATATGAAAGCTCAATTTCTTAAATCATTATTGCATGTTGTGATGTGCTTTGTTAATAGGATCTTTGTCACCACCTAGTGATcaatatctatatatatttaaaaaaagcattttttgtttagttttttgtttgttttggccaGTGACTTTACTATGATAAtagctgtaaaaaaattatttttacctgGATGTTGAAGGCTGGTCTTTGATTGAAACGATGTCAACTGCAGCGCCGGTGGCTGCTGAGAGCTCCCTGAAGGAGATTAAGTAATTAaatcaaaggttttttttttcatatatatatatatacataatattacagttttcatagcttcaaaaaaaacaaaaagtattgaCAAAAGAAATTCACCTTCTGATCTCACTGAGTGCCTGTTCGACCTCACTCACTGTAGTTCTAAACTGGAGTTCAGTTCGGAAGCCCTCATCAAtggtgaaaatctgaaaaacaaaaacaaagataacacagaAGTGGAAACGCAGACATTTTAAACCCCGCGTCGTGTTTGCACGATGTTTCTCTGAGAGTCGTGAATTCGCATCCAGTCCCTCACCTCCAGGACGGCGGTGGAGGAAAGGCCGCCAGTATCCGTTGCAGATACCGTTACCAAATATTTCCCTTTCAGTGTCAGATCAAGACCTTCTGTAGTTCTGATGGGAGAGGACAAAACAAGTACAGCAATCACACAACGAGTTCCAAGTCATCAACAAGTAACGTCTGACTTAATATGCTAAGCAGCTGTTGATTTGGAGTCAAAATGCTCTGGTATGGTTTTTTGCACTTACTGAATAATCCCAATGtagatattttgttgttgtgtagTGACGGCCTCAAACAGGACCCTGGTAGTGGTGGTAGTGTTTGTGAGCCTGTTCTCAAATTGAACTGTTTCTACTTTAAATTTGATCACCCTGTTCTCTCCAGAGTCCCGGTCTGAAGCCTGGGAGCAGAAACAGAAGCTCAATTAAGCATCTAGAGATAATTGCTATAACTTGTCAGAAACAAGTTGGTTATGATTTGTTGTTCAGCTATACTCACTGTGACTCCTGCAACTGATGTTCCTTTGCTGGCACTTTCTGACACCACAACTAAAGCAGCAAGATAAGATGGAGacaatccattttttaaaagtattaactatttttaaaaaaatagcttgAAGCTATGACTTGTACAATTCTTATGTatgtcagaaaatgtcaaagacCAAAATTTGGATGCCTGGAAATCTTTCTACATCTTTGTCCAAATATGTCATGTATTACTTAGTTAAATAtgctatttatttgttttatataaaattatttacagcaACATTTGTAAAAGTATATAAATCCATCTGAGTTGTTAGTAACTGagtgtaatgaaaaaaaaaacacctaggAACCAACAAACCCTAAAAAGCAATATAAAAGACATTTCTTGTGATATTTTTCTTACCACATAAATGATCAAGTCTAATATTCTGTCTTCTCTTGGTTCATTGTGTGTGATTTGTTAGATATGAACTATTTAAATATGCTTACTAACTTTCTAACATTTGAAAATAGTTACTTATAATCATTTATTCTCAAAGCATTACTCACCATATACAGAGTCGGAGTAAATAAATTCAGGACTGTTGTCATTAATGTCTTCAATGTTGATCACCATTTCTCCTGGAAAGATCCAGCAGGAAAGACTTTAACAATTTTTTAGGTTTCATGAAGTCAACATTGGACTATAATTTCAACTTTCTGACACTGAGATAAAATTGTGAACAACTCAGTCCTGACCTGGCGTAACGCTGTTGTTCTCTCCCTTTTCCGTGAACAAGTCCACCACCTGAGCCTTTACCACAGCTTGGTCACATTCTTCATAATCCAGAGGGTCTGCTGGACCGACTCTAACATCCCCATTCGGGTCGAGGGTGAACCAGCTGCAGGGTTCCAGTTCGCCGCTGCACTTGCAATTGACAGATTCCAGCTCATACACCAGTGAATGGTTGGTGTCTTTGTCCTGAGCTACGAACGTCCCGACAAGCACATCTGTGGCGGCGTTCTCCTCCACAGAAACGCCTCGGACTGACGTGAACTCTGGTCTTTCGTCGTTCACATCCAACACATTCACCTCCACCACCGCCGAAGCTTTCTCCAGCTCCAGATCTGCAGCTTCCACCCGCAACGTGAACGTCTTGAGTGCCGTCTCATAGTCGAGCTCGATGTCCGGGTCTACCATGATGTTGCCGCTGTAACCCTTCTCCTCTGCCGAGGTTCGAACAATGAAGCTGCCAAAGCTCCCATCGATGATGCTGAAAGAAATGCGGTTGAATTCGGCGCTTTGGTCCAGATCCTCGGCGTAAATGAAACCCGCAGATGCGCCTGATTGAATGAATGAGTACAAATGTTATAATCCTGCAACGTAGTTAGGGATGAAGCAAATGGTTTTAAGCTGTAATACTTGCCCTTTTCTCCTTctttaacagaaaaactgtaGGTTGATGCTTTGAAAGTTGGGGCGTTGTCATTGATGTCCTAAGGTCCATCAGAAAGGAAACGTGAGCCTTCAAGTTCTGTGTCTTGCATAATTATTCATACCCACTGAATTTATTCCTCTTTTATCATGGAAAATACACAcactttgctgtattttatggAAATTTTaggatagatcaacacaaaccAGTGCATAAATGTGAAGCATTTAGGAaatgtgtggcatgcatttgtccACTGTTTCcctatgtttgtgtttgtacgATTGATTTAAATTGACTCTATTTCTATGTTAAAGCTGGATGTAAAATGAATCTACTTTAgtggtgggaaaaaaatcagaggcCTTACGACGACAGATATAtgtataataaattaattgcagCGTAGACTATTGCTGTTTACTAGTTAGGTGACCTCGTAAAGCGATTGGTTTTCCTGGATATTATTTAGAGGTGTTTTAGTAAAGCAAGGTAAATACAAACGCAGACCACGCgtttcacaatttttctttataaaaagatgaaaacagcgtatctttttattttgctttacatttacGTGTGACTTTAGGTAGTTCAATCAAATTAAATCCCAATAATATACATCTAAGTTTGTGTATCTTGATAAAATGTGGTGATTTACGGGGGATGAATGCTTTTGTGCGACTATCCACTTGCAGCGGGGTGAACATAAACGGTTGTAGCACCTACCTGCACGGTGATAATAACTGAGACGGAGCTTGACAGCGCTGGTGTTCCCTTATCAGTGGCTATTACGGTGAGGTTTATCCTGCCAttcagttctggttccagtGCCTCCCGATCC contains:
- the cdhr2 gene encoding cadherin-related family member 2, whose product is MGGLTGWLLLLCLVCSCKANFSPTINQIVFEICEDIPVGSVAFTILASDPEGDTLTYTLTGPNAGLFRVNSANGEVTVNSALDRETSVTMALGVYVSDGSNTTPGTLTLILLDANDNSPVFENLSFDMTVQENTAIGASLFKFTASDRDEADAGVVRYSITEIIPAQGFDVFEINDVSGELTLKGQLNYNTLSTFYRLRVQASDLGGSCTGDKVFQSTSIFSFVTVEDVPDLDPVFIGGPYVGSVEENSPMDTSVLRVTALDEDKGINDNIIYTIEASSADGLFKISENDGIISVSSGIDREVTGDKVTLTVKGTESKPNVNGQPATATATVEINIGDVNDNPPQFYKCEGSCVLETQFTGDVFEHSLGAISIGMTVKDLDKFVQTELTLEGEDKDVFSVEPSPAGPENVVQLLVRQPGNLDFEEKQQMVLQVIAVDKEEPTFQSTATVTIIIKDTNDNSPTFPHDTYKINVAEHSPVGTEVATVTADDPDTMDAGKITYSLLPESILQYFDVESDTGKVYVKNQTILDRELRALYSATLQARDTDGKPGTAVLEITLTDINDQPPIINRDVYREFVVEGEKLEFPIEATDRDEAGTVNSQIEFSIKPSAHSSSFSINPNTGVFTNNGELDREALEPELNGRINLTVIATDKGTPALSSSVSVIITVQDINDNAPTFKASTYSFSVKEGEKGASAGFIYAEDLDQSAEFNRISFSIIDGSFGSFIVRTSAEEKGYSGNIMVDPDIELDYETALKTFTLRVEAADLELEKASAVVEVNVLDVNDERPEFTSVRGVSVEENAATDVLVGTFVAQDKDTNHSLVYELESVNCKCSGELEPCSWFTLDPNGDVRVGPADPLDYEECDQAVVKAQVVDLFTEKGENNSVTPGEMVINIEDINDNSPEFIYSDSVYVVVSESASKGTSVAGVTASDRDSGENRVIKFKVETVQFENRLTNTTTTTRVLFEAVTTQQQNIYIGIIQTTEGLDLTLKGKYLVTVSATDTGGLSSTAVLEIFTIDEGFRTELQFRTTVSEVEQALSEIRRELSAATGAAVDIVSIKDQPSTSRNAAQSFMVAYFIFLNGTALTSSEVEKKLSDQNHFPQLYALGLINIGSIPVTETKPDPVVYGLLGMVGGLVIILVILTTSLLCTRRNFRRKLKAANAMKSSTMLNSDNQKGGAVVPGTNKYTMEGANPVLNLNISSAIALDLDLNEESSDADKSSLSSLDHNYDIVGNFEDDEKKGIMWDKDVDDSYQYNEPLGAALAQLDHNKERSTAHTDLGVNNPMFDTTDL
- the gprin1 gene encoding G protein-regulated inducer of neurite outgrowth 1, encoding MGSLKDEKRALREDRQPCEKTNNEGLSEDSDSSAAAEGCPLRTCQESTASEDCQSKRHMDASSVGNSEKTLKSRDTELCRVDSKSTDPSVFEPVKDCAQPDDMPVTLQTVATQNEATVSTNNQGNGDAEGENVALDKGNGTDVVNIFVPVPSTPDPSDPRSPAPFGQQHMRTQVSLEVAQCCSVATSPMTPPEGDHSFFFPSNFGKHGARPVASAAGTHDDVLQVGQQVEFCSVATSPMTPKTPSSTAFPVLVGRGTGQKEEKTKKEEKQRETGQKKSCATTKCTEELSKNDESLKCAKGLSSYEPVASSTSGLATAVTHSQGTCEDSTQQCKQQKMGSMDQDITILVTHYGNNDEEAESHFQTVEPDMVKIEETEKGEENISSIKSEDRKETASTVAPDHAQEKSSPKQPQKLPGKTNVCTEPDNSEVMAHKGAGVDLKDVSVPKSPIPESPAPFGCHNIRTQVSLEVVQCQSVATSPMTPPEGDQAFYFPSSLGKCVGVGTETKDAEMRVGQQVEFRSVATAPMTPRTPVATTFPEIKKEVSIEEKIVEEKEEENREQLIENTKEVPKEVEKLTQKESVGEDSKDVENCKEKDEEKCEEPVQEVSWDEKGMTWEVYGAVVEVAVLGSAIQKHLEKQVQKQKQLTAMPPPPPLNPAASPLPPEPGCGGSGKRRGRKKGEHDGKASRRRRNPFRLLMENVQQPHCCSKAHTTE